One Canis lupus baileyi chromosome 1, mCanLup2.hap1, whole genome shotgun sequence genomic window, CGCAAGATCGAGGTGGGCGCCTTCAACGGGCTGCCCAGCCTCAACACGCTAGAGCTGTTCGACAACCGGCTCACGACAGTGCCCACGCAGGCCTTTGAGTACCTGTCCAAGCTGCGGGAGCTCTGGCTACGCAACAACCCCATCGAGAGCATCCCCTCATACGCCTTCAACCGCGTGCCCTCGCTGCGGCGCCTCGACCTGGGCGAGCTCAAACGGCTGGAGTACATCTCGGAGGCGGCCTTCGAGGGCCTGGTCAACCTGCGCTACCTCAACCTGGGCATGTGCAACCTCAAGGACATCCCTAACCTGACAGCCCTGGTGCGCCTGGAGGAGCTGGAGCTGTCAGGCAACCGGCTGGACCTGATCCGCCCGGGCTCCTTCCAGGGCCTCACCAGCCTGCGCAAGCTGTGGCTCATGCACGCCCAGGTGGCCACCATTGAGCGCAATGCCTTCGACGACCTCAAGTCGCTGGAGGAGCTCAACCTGTCCCACAACAACCTGATGTCGCTGCCCCACGACCTCTTCACGCCCCTGCACCGCCTGGAGCGCGTCCACCTCAATCACAACCCCTGGCACTGCAACTGCGACGTGCTCTGGCTGAGCTGGTGGCTCAAGGAGACAGTGCCCAGCAATACAACGTGCTGTGCCCGCTGCCACGCACCAGCCGGCCTCAAGGGCCGCTACATCGGGGAGCTGGACCAGTCGCACTTCACCTGCTATGCGCCGGTCATCGTGGAGCCGCCCACGGACCTGAATGTCACAGAGGGCATGGCCGCGGAGCTCAAGTGTCGCACGGGCACCTCCATGACCTCCGTCAACTGGCTGACGCCCAATGGCACCCTCATGACCCACGGCTCCTACCGTGTGCGCATCTCAGTCCTACACGATGGCACACTCAACTTCACCAATGTCACGGTGCAGGACACGGGCCAGTACACGTGCATGGTGACGAACTCCGCAGGCAACACCACCGCCTCGGCCACGCTCAACGTGTCAGCCGTGGACCCCGTGGCGGCTGGCGGCGGTGGCCCTGGAGGCGGCAGCGGTGGCCcagggggcagcgggggcagcccgggaggcgGTGGGGGCGGCGGCTACACCTACTTTACCACCGTCACCGTGGAGACCCTGGAGACACAGCCCGGAGAGGAGACCCTGCAGCCGCGGGGGACGGAGAAGGAGCCACCCGGGCCCACCACGGACGGCGTCTGGGGCGGGGGCCGGCCAGGGGACGCCGCAGGCCCTGCCTCGTCGTCCACCACGGCGCCCGCCCCACGCTCCTCGCGGCCCACGGAGAAGGCGTTCACGGTGCCCATCACGGACGTGACGGAGAACGCCCTCAAGGACCTGGACGACGTCATGAAGACCACCAAGATCATCATCGGCTGCTTCGTGGCCATCACGTTCATGGCTGCCGTGATGCTCGTGGCCTTCTACAAGCTGCGCAAGCAGCACCAGCTCCACAAGCACCACGGGCCCACGCGCACCGTGGAGATCATCAACGTGGAGGACGAGCTGCCTGCCGCCTCGGCTGTGTCTGTGGCCGCCGCCGCTGCAGTGGCCGGTGGGGGGGGCGTGGGCGGGGACAGTCACCTGGCCCTGCCCGCCCTGGAGCGCGACCACCTCAACCACCACCACTACGTGGCGGCCGCCTTCAAGGCGCACTACAGCGGCAACCCCagcggcgggggctgcgggggcaaGGGCCCCCCGGGGCTCAACTCCATCCACGAACCTCTGCTCTTCAAGAGTGGCTCCAAGGAGAATGTGCAAGAGACGCAGATCTGAAGCcgccgggcggggtggggggtagggggcgCGCCCCCGGGGACCCGGGCCCCCCTGGGAccctccccacagccctggcCCCGCCCTCGGACCGCGCGGGGCAGGTGGGGGCCGGAGGGGCCGCAGCCCCGCTTGCGTATGGACCCCAGGGCGGCGCACCCCCGCGAGGACAGGGCGGGGCTCCGGGACGCGAGCCTCCGCGGttcggccgcccccgcccccatcccagGCGCAGGGAGGGGGATGCCGGATTCAGGAGAAGTGGCTGGAACCCTCCGCTTTTCCTCCTCGCGCTCTCAAACGACCCTTCCCGGCCCTCCGCCTTCCGGGGGAGAGAGGAGCTTTTTGGGGGGTGTCCTTTCCCCTCATCCCCAACAACCCTCCTTTTACGGTTCATTTTTTGCAGTTTGACGCCTgtcccccctcccgcccctccgcCCTCGAAACTGAAGAGACAGACGCGTGGTCAGAGCCTCCagaccccctgcccctcccctccttccacccCTGGCTCTCACCTGCCCCACAGACTCTTTTGATACTGAAGGGAGGTTTGCGTCAACGACTACCTGCTctgtaattactttaaaaaaaaaacacggaaaaagtaaaaaaaaaaatatttttttgggtCATGAAAGCATGGAGGACAGAGAAAACAGAGTGAATACCGGCCTGGGGAGCAAAGAGGTTGAAGTCAAGTGTCAGGGGCCCCACCTGGAGGGTCAGGGGGGTCAGCACCTCTGGGGGCCCTTAGGTCCCTCACCCTTGACCTCAGAACCCCCGGAGACGGACTCAGGCACCCAGCGCACCCGGATGTACTGGGCCCCTTGGCcctgtcccccccctcccccgcccactcatgaccaccccacccccacccccacccccggttcCACGGGCTGGGTGACTCCCAGTTCGGAGTCCAGGAGGTGTGGGCGGGGCGTGCTCCCCCTGGAGCCCATAGGGGAGGATCCTTGCTGCCTCTTCTAGCTCCGCTACGCTCCAGTCTTCCTTGGGCGCACCCTCCATGTCTCTGTCCAAATTCCCTTTTAATGAAGGACATCGGCCATAggggattagggcccaccctgcTGCAGCAGGACCTCCTAACTTGCTCATCTGAAAGACCCTGTTTCCCAATAAGATCACATTCACGGGTCCTGGAGGTCAGGACCTCAACACATCTTTTTAAGGGACACGAGTCAATCCACAACGGAGTCAAACCGGAGCGTTGCTGACCCCTCTGCAAACCCACAAGCCCCTGCCGGGAGGAAGGGGTCAGGATGCACGGGGAAGGGCAAGGGCGTGAGGTGCTCCTGGCTGCTGGAGCTGCTGGGCCTGCCGGCTGGGCTGAAGACTGCACTTCCGTCAGACTCgctcagaggcagagggatgggaGCGGGAGAGGGTGGCGCTGTAACTCAGAGGCACAGGGGCTCCCACAGAGCCCTGGGAGGGACAGGAGCCAGCAGGTGGAGGGAACCCCAGGGGTCGAGGGGACGGCAGGCAGGGCAGCTGCTGGTGGGACGTGCCAGGGCCGCAGTCTTGTGCTGTCTAGCCCCGCACAGCCCGATGGAAGTGGAGGGTGTGCTGGGGATGAGGCGCTGCTCCCGGCAGACGGGGCCCACGGACAGGACTGGGGCCCCATACTCGGCAGGCCTGGGTCATGTGTGCTCTGTGCCCCCTTCTCGACGTGGGACTCCTACTAAAGCACTTTCTTCCCTTAGGCGCCGGCGACTGTTGCCTGCCCCTGCGATGGTCGTCTGGGGTCTCCGGCCCTGTCTGCCTGTGACTGTCTGCTCCCACTTGTCAACCTGGGACTCTTGGAGCCTGGCTCCCTGTCCCTCCctttcatgctctttctctcccatccTCTTTCACTGCGATCCTGGTTGCCATGGCAATACTGCAGCGGGTACCAGGTggtggctgggggcagggagccgCACTGCTGCCGCAGCCTCCGTCGCCATCTCCGATGCCAGGCACCTGCAGGGACTAGTGGCTGGGCCTCATTTGGGGGGACCTCAGGGCCTCCGCAGGCCCCACGGACTTCTCCTTAGtcagtgggaggtggggagagggggcggACTGTGGGAGGGAGAGCTCAGTATTGGGGGGGTGGCATTGTAGTTGCGAGAGGAGTAGATGAAAGGTGAGAAGTCAGGAGAACAGAGGGGCAACCAGACTGGAGACAGACCCTGGGGTAGGGGGTGCGTGCAGCAACAGAGCTGGGATTAGCTGGACTGGGGACGAGGGGGTGGGTTGCAGCAACAGAGCTGGGATGAGCTGGGCTCCAGCTCTGTTCTGCCTGTGGGGCGCCACCAGGCCAGGCCTCCCGGGGAacgtggggtggggaggagatgcGGGGCCTGGCCCAGCTGGGGACAGAATGGCAGCCGGCCCAGAgaaggcggggcggggctggagggctggaggtccagggagaggcccagagacagCGATGGGAGGGAGCAAAAGAGTCGGGGACAGAACCAAGGGAGGAAAAGATGGAGGAGGAACGTTGACAAGAAACACGGGTGCCTAGGCATGGGGTTGGGGTTTGCGTAGCAggcctgagggcagggaccagaaACCCAGGAGCAAGG contains:
- the LRRC4B gene encoding leucine-rich repeat-containing protein 4B, with amino-acid sequence MACARSSPCPPLPPGRMSWPHGALLFLWLFSPPLGAGGGGVAMTLAAGGGSPPATSCPAACSCSNQASRVICTRRELAEVPASIPVNTRYLNLQENGIQVIRTDTFKHLRHLEILQLSKNLVRKIEVGAFNGLPSLNTLELFDNRLTTVPTQAFEYLSKLRELWLRNNPIESIPSYAFNRVPSLRRLDLGELKRLEYISEAAFEGLVNLRYLNLGMCNLKDIPNLTALVRLEELELSGNRLDLIRPGSFQGLTSLRKLWLMHAQVATIERNAFDDLKSLEELNLSHNNLMSLPHDLFTPLHRLERVHLNHNPWHCNCDVLWLSWWLKETVPSNTTCCARCHAPAGLKGRYIGELDQSHFTCYAPVIVEPPTDLNVTEGMAAELKCRTGTSMTSVNWLTPNGTLMTHGSYRVRISVLHDGTLNFTNVTVQDTGQYTCMVTNSAGNTTASATLNVSAVDPVAAGGGGPGGGSGGPGGSGGSPGGGGGGGYTYFTTVTVETLETQPGEETLQPRGTEKEPPGPTTDGVWGGGRPGDAAGPASSSTTAPAPRSSRPTEKAFTVPITDVTENALKDLDDVMKTTKIIIGCFVAITFMAAVMLVAFYKLRKQHQLHKHHGPTRTVEIINVEDELPAASAVSVAAAAAVAGGGGVGGDSHLALPALERDHLNHHHYVAAAFKAHYSGNPSGGGCGGKGPPGLNSIHEPLLFKSGSKENVQETQI